GATGGAACAAGAAGTTTACGGAGGTGGCAAATGCTGTAGGGTTGATAAATGACGATTATGATCCTTGCTTATTTACGTGGAGTTTAGGAAAATCCAGAGTCATTTTACTTATATACGTGGACGATATGTTATTGGCAAGTAACGACAATAAGAAACTAGTGGAAGTAAAGACCGAATTAATGAATTCTTTTGAAATGACTGACCTGAAAGAGCCAAAGAATTTTCTAGGTATAAACATCCAAAGAGACAGGGAAACGAGAGTCATGACAATCACTCGGGAAAATtacattgataaaattttgacAAAGTTCGGTTTCGATAATGAGTATACCCACAAAACACTCCCATGATAACACGACAGGTCGCGAATCGTGAAAGACGACAGCGCGAACAAGACGAAGATGACGATTTTGAAGAAGATGCTCTTGATATTCCGTACAGAGAAGCCATTGGTAGTCTATTATATTTGGCTGGTGCTACGCGTCCAGATATTGCTTATGCAGTGAATATTCCGAGTAGACATCAAATCGATCCAACTGAAAACGAGTGGAACATGGTCAAAAGAGTATTTAGATACTTGAAAGGTACGAAAACTGTTGGTCTAAAATACTTGGGACGACGGAAGGGACTTGGTAGCTTATTCTGATGCTAGTTTTGCCGATTGCAAATCATCAATTTCTACTTGTGGCTTTATAATACGGCTTTTTGGAAATACTATATCTTGGCGTGCGAATAAACAAAGTTATGTTGCTCTCTCTACCTGTGAAGCTGAGTACGTAGCAATGAGCCAAGCTTGCCAGGAAATAATTGCCATTGACAAATCTATAATACGCATATCTAATAGAAATTTACTCCCTGCTATACTTTGATGCGACAATAAAGCGGCAACTATTTGTGCACAGACTAGTGGCGGAAATAGATTGAGACACATGACAGAAATACACCAGGACTATGTAAAGGAATGTGTTTTATATGACCGTATTGTTATAGAATGGGTTTCAACGAAAAATCAATGGGCTGATGTAATGACAAAACCTTTGTGTTCAGAAATCCATATTCGATTACGAAAGGcacagataattaatattatatctctaGGAAAAGAAAGACACGTGTGATGTATCGAACAGAATATTGCCGCGCAACGTAACGAACGAACGAAAGTGAGCGAATGATCTCGAAGCCTCGAAGCGCGCGCAAATTAGCTAGCGAGTACCCAAAACTCTCGACTAGAGGCGCGCGTAGGATACGGtcgataatatatttctaacatCCTCCCACCTTGAGTTGTGAGAGGGTTATATACGATACAACTCAATAAGTCAAACAAATGAAAAGCTACACTTgtacagaaaagaaaattatctatCTTTGACTATGGCAAGaccttaaaataaaaacttcaaaataaacgtatcacaaaatgaaagaatttaaaatccTAATCTATCTGGGGTCTTTACGAGTCGGCCGCTTCTAGTCCGGACATCCTTCGGAATCTCGGGGGAAGTAGGTCCCTTGTCTTCCTCCTCAGTCTGGTCCTGGTCGGCTGCATCGACAACATGCCCTGATGTTGATGTTATCATCTCCAACGGGTAGAGCCTCTGGACAGGTCGCACAAGCTCGCCAGTGGCAGTCTTTATTTTAACCACCCTTACAACACCATCTCGGCCAGGGAATACTTTTATCACTCGAGCTAACGGCCAATCCAACCGCTTCAGATTATCCTGTCCTAGTAGCACGATATCTCCCTCTTTGACTgtggaataatttttcttggtTCTGCGTTGAGACAATTGCCCCAAATATTCTGAGCGAAAGCGCCTCCTTAAATTTTCTCGTAGACTCTGACGATAACGCATTCTTCTGTTTAAATTGATATCCAGCTTGTCTAAATCTGGTACTTCACTCCGAGAATTTTCTTGCAGGAACATCATCGGTGTCAGAGGTCTGAGTTGTGTTGGGTCTTCTGCTAAATACGTTAATGGGCGCGAGTTGACAATGGCCTCACAGTCGCATAGAATTGTACTCATCTCTTCATATGATAAACAAGCCTTTCTTAAGGTCTTCTTGAGGAGatcttttactatttttactAAGCGCTCCCACCATCCGCCCCACCAGGCAGCCGTAGGAAGATTTAAACGCCAATCTATTCTCTGCACCGAGCTGAACTGTTGTATTTTACTCCAGTCAATTTTGCGGAGCAAATTACGAGCCCCGACAAAATTCGTCCCATTGTCCGTGTAGACTATTGAAGGTCTTCCTCTTCTCGCGATGAATCTACGTAGGATTTGTAAAAAGGCTTCTGTAGAGAGAGACGTGGTAAGCTCCAGATGAACTGTCCGATAGACAGCACAGGTAAATAAGCAAACCCACGCTTTCTGGGACTTTCTCAAAAACAGTGGTCCTATATAGTCCATTCCTGTGACTTCAAAAACGTTGGCGTCTTTCACGCGTTCATTCGGTAAATTGCCTGGAACTGCATCCATCTTGCGAACTCTATATCTCTTACATATCAAGCAGCCATCAATTACACCTTGTACAGCCTTTCTGCAAGCAAGTATCCAGAACCTCTCCCGTAAGTCGCTCATTGTGATCTGAGTTCCTGCGTGTTAGAGCTGTTGATGTCTGCACTCGATTAATTTCTTCACCAACGGATGCTTCGGATCCAGTATTATTGGATGTCGAAAATCTTGTGTATCTTCGCGGTTGACCACAGGTGATTTTAGTCGTATCAACCCACTCTCATCTTCGTACACGTTTAAGGTGCTTAATCTTGACTCCTCTATACCTTCAAATGATTCTTGCTGACTTAACTTCAAAACTGCAAGCTCAGCAGCAGCAAACTCTTTGGCGGTCAGCTCATTTGAAGATCTTGAAGTTCGTGAGACTCGACAATTGGAAATGAAGCGAGTAATCCATGCCATAACTCTTACTACTTTCAGATACTTGGACTGCTCCCCCATGTACCAACCTTTTTCGGGTGAGCACGCGTTGTTCACCAGTATGTTGTCCGACGAGATCTCTTCTTTACTTCGACGTACTAATCTCTTCGTTTCGCTGTCAACCTCCGCCTCATTTATGTCGTATTCGCTTGAAGGCCAATGTTCTCTGGATAGCTTCAGCCAAGCCGGGCCCTCCCACCATCGCGATTCTACCAATTGTTTAGCTTTGCATCCTCGCGAAGGTAAATCAGCAGGATTCATAATCCCAGGCACATGATGCCACTGACTGGGATTCGTCAACCTGCGTATTTCCTTTACTCGATTGGCTACGAAGATGTTCCATGGTTTATTTCGTTGTATCCACGCCAAGACTGTAGTGGAATCTGACCAAAAGAAGACATCTCCTTCGCAATCCAAAGCATTCTTCTTCGAAAACCATAACCGAACTCCAATTAAGGCAGCAAGCAATTCCAATCGAGCAATTGTTAATTTGTCTACTGGTGCTACTCTAGATTTAGCCTCGATGAGCTGTACATAAACGTTTCCGGATTCTTCTGATCGTGCGAATAAAACGGCTGCGTATGCATCTTGACTTGCGTCCACAAATACGTGGAAAGTTAAGTTTTTGGACTCTTCATTTTCTCGAAGAACCCGACGTGGAATGCGTAATTCCCTTAGCCAATGAAGTTGCTGCTGCCACTCGTCGAATTCGCTCTTTACGTCCTCCGGTACTTCCGTGTCCCAACTAAGTTGGATCTTCCAAAGTCTCTGTAACAATAGCTTAGCCTTTAAAAACACGGGGGATGCTACGCCAATAGGATCAAATACTCGCTGAGCTGCCGACAATATAGTTCTCTTCGTGACTTGTGATGTTGTACGCGGTTCCAGTAACGACGGAGCCAACCCTAGGGTATCGTCTACTTTGTTCCACAGTAGACCGAGAACTGAGGTCGTCATCTCTGGCTCGGCTTGTCCGGTATATTCCCAGCATCGTAAGTCAAATTTACCTTTAGCCATAACTTTCTTCGCCACATCTTCGAATCGACGTACTTCGGCCTCCGAATCGACGCTGGTTACACAGTTGTCCACGTAGAATGACTTTAACAACTGTAATATAAtcatcttttcttcttccgtTTCGACCTCTTGTAGTAGTTGCTCTAAGTGGTACTCTATAGTCCCTGCCAATAAAAAGGGACTGCTTGACACCCCGAAGACTACTCTTTTATGTCTGAACACGTCTATCTCTTCAGAGCAGTTCTTCTTCCACCAGAGAAATCGCAGTACATCTCTATCTTCTTTCGAGATACTTATCTGCAAAAAGGCCTTGCGGATATCTGAGATTACTCCAATTTTTCCTTGTCTAAAACGTAGCAATGTATTTGGTATTTGCTCAATTAAGTTAGGGCCTGTTTCCAAACATTGATTGAGCGACACTCCATTCTTCCCAGTAGCTGAAGCGTCAAATACAGGCCTTATCTTCGTGGTGCTGTTTTCCTTAACCACATGTCTATGAGGTAAGtaataactttctttttttactttttcctcaGGAACCCTTTCAATGATGCCTTCTGCTAGCCATTCATCGAATACTTCTTGATAGCTATTATAATAACCTTGACTCTTGAGTTTCTTCGTGGTAGATTCAAGCCGACGTTCAGCAGCCTCCCTGTTGTCAATTAGTGGTAAATGACCTTCCTTCCATGGCAGTAGAACCTCATATCGATCATCAATATCCAACTTGATTGTTTGCAAAAAGTTCTCTTTTACGTCTGCTTGATGCTCATCCTTTGTTTTCTTCAAAGCAGGATCTGTAATGCCGAGTGTATCCAGACTCCATAAATCTGCTATATTGGCCTCCTGATTGAACATGGATATAATCATGAGACCTGTATCTTTTTCTCGCTTCGATTGGATGCTCGTTTTTCCCATCAAAGTCCAACCAAGCAATGTTTCCATAGCTACAGGTCCGCATTTCAGTTCTCTTCGTCTGCCCGTCAAAAGTCTACCTACGACATCCGCTCCAATTAATAAGGCGATAGGTTCATTCTTCGCATCAACATCAGTAAGCTTTATCCCTTGTTCTTGTAGCTCTTGCAACCATGGTCCTTTGCCTATAGAAGGGACGTTTTGACAAATTATACGATGATTTAATGCCAcgaaattacaagaaaatgaGCCGTCCAAACTTTGTATATGGATGCGGTATCCCTTATGTGACTGCGGTTTTGTCTTCGAGCCGCCGAATAACATGTGAACAATCTCTTGTTCACCTACAATCTCAAATCCTAATTCTTCAGCGTGAGAATCGAGTACGTATGATTTATGTGATCCTGTATCGAAGACGGCTCTGATTATTCGTTCTCTTCCTTGATTGACCAGCTTCACACGAATAGTTTGTAAAAACACCTCACAATCGAGTGAAATGTTCGCGAAATTGGCTTGCTCCTGCGTCTTGACAAGTTCTTCCGGGTGACTTTCCGAGGTCGCACTCGTTGTCATATTGCGACACATGAGCAATACATGTTTCTTGCCGCACCATGCGCATTTTTCCTTGTATCGACAGAATTTAAAACTGTGCCctgtttttaaacaataaaaacagGCACTTTTCTCTTTCACAATCTTCTGTCTTTCTTCGTAAGACATTTTCTTCGCCTTTCCACACGAAGCGCTCTCGTGATTTTGTCCGCAGAAGATGCAGACATGCTTGTCTTCCTTCGTCGAAAGAAGTCCGGCAGCGGTAGGTATCGCTTTAGACTCAGCCTTCCCTTTCTTCTTTGATTTGTCAGAATTTGCAGCTTGTTCCTCATTCAGGCCGAATCCGCTTACCGCCATGGCAATTCTTTCCTCGCTTAACACTTCGGCTTGAAGGAAAAGCATTAATTCTTCGAGACGTTGTTTTGATGTGGTTGCGTTAATAGCCTTGGGATTCCTTTCCCATATGCGTAGGAGAT
The Temnothorax longispinosus isolate EJ_2023e unplaced genomic scaffold, Tlon_JGU_v1 HiC_scaffold_407, whole genome shotgun sequence genome window above contains:
- the LOC139824512 gene encoding uncharacterized protein; protein product: MDAVPGNLPNERVKDANVFEVTGMDYIGPLFLRKSQKAWVCLFTCAVYRTVHLELTTSLSTEAFLQILRRFIARRGRPSIVYTDNGTNFVGARNLLRKIDWSKIQQFSSVQRIDWRLNLPTAAWWGGWWERLVKIVKDLLKKTLRKACLSYEEMSTILCDCEAIVNSRPLTYLAEDPTQLRPLTPMMFLQENSRSEVPDLDKLDINLNRRMRYRQSLRENLRRRFRSEYLGQLSQRRTKKNYSTVKEGDIVLLGQDNLKRLDWPLARVIKVFPGRDGVVRVVKIKTATGELVRPVQRLYPLEMITSTSGHVVDAADQDQTEEEDKGPTSPEIPKDVRTRSGRLVKTPDRLGF
- the LOC139824513 gene encoding uncharacterized protein; this encodes MVKDSRAYELVNSFPPTAINYDKVITSLKNRFGREDLLVEVYIREMLKLVLSKTQTNTNTSLSRVYDRLETQLRALESLGVTTEMCAAMLYPLVESSLPEDLLRIWERNPKAINATTSKQRLEELMLFLQAEVLSEERIAMAVSGFGLNEEQAANSDKSKKKGKAESKAIPTAAGLLSTKEDKHVCIFCGQNHESASCGKAKKMSYEERQKIVKEKSACFYCLKTGHSFKFCRYKEKCAWCGKKHVLLMCRNMTTSATSESHPEELVKTQEQANFANISLDCEVFLQTIRVKLVNQGRERIIRAVFDTGSHKSYVLDSHAEELGFEIVGEQEIVHMLFGGSKTKPQSHKGYRIHIQSLDGSFSCNFVALNHRIICQNVPSIGKGPWLQELQEQGIKLTDVDAKNEPIALLIGADVVGRLLTGRRRELKCGPVAMETLLGWTLMGKTSIQSKREKDTGLMIISMFNQEANIADLWSLDTLGITDPALKKTKDEHQADVKENFLQTIKLDIDDRYEVLLPWKEGHLPLIDNREAAERRLESTTKKLKSQGYYNSYQEVFDEWLAEGIIERVPEEKVKKESYYLPHRHVVKENSTTKIRPVFDASATGKNGVSLNQCLETGPNLIEQIPNTLLRFRQGKIGVISDIRKAFLQISISKEDRDVLRFLWWKKNCSEEIDVFRHKRVVFGVSSSPFLLAGTIEYHLEQLLQEVETEEEKMIILQLLKSFYVDNCVTSVDSEAEVRRFEDVAKKVMAKGKFDLRCWEYTGQAEPEMTTSVLGLLWNKVDDTLGLAPSLLEPRTTSQVTKRTILSAAQRVFDPIGVASPVFLKAKLLLQRLWKIQLSWDTEVPEDVKSEFDEWQQQLHWLRELRIPRRVLRENEESKNLTFHVFVDASQDAYAAVLFARSEESGNVYVQLIEAKSRVAPVDKLTIARLELLAALIGVRLWFSKKNALDCEGDVFFWSDSTTVLAWIQRNKPWNIFVANRVKEIRRLTNPSQWHHVPGIMNPADLPSRGCKAKQLVESRWWEGPAWLKLSREHWPSSEYDINEAEVDSETKRLVRRSKEEISSDNILVNNACSPEKGWYMGEQSKYLKVVRVMAWITRFISNCRVSRTSRSSNELTAKEFAAAELAVLKLSQQESFEGIEESRLSTLNVYEDESGLIRLKSPVVNREDTQDFRHPIILDPKHPLVKKLIECRHQQL